The following coding sequences lie in one Xanthomonas hyacinthi genomic window:
- a CDS encoding proline--tRNA ligase, with translation MRLSQFHLHTTKETPADAELVSHRLMLRAGMIRKLASGLYTWSPLGLRVLRKVEAVVREEMNRAGAVEVLFPTIQPRELWEATGRWKKFGGLMLRMQDRKEQDYCYSPTAEEAAADFARQELSSYKQLPVNFYQIQTKFRDEIRPRFGVMRAREFLMKDAYSFHVSDEDLAREYANMKAAYGRIFTRLGLQFRAVQADSGDIGGDASQEFHVLAESGEDSLAFSTGSDYAANVEAAVAADPAPRPAAQEALRKVATPTQKTCDAVAQLLGIALQRTVKSVAVMAGEAFVLALVRGDHAVNEIKLGKVAGLAGYRMANEAEIRAHLGSEPGFLGPLHPRQPIRVVADRDVAAMADFVVGANAAGFHLAGVNWGRDLPEPDAVADLRNVVEGERAHDGGEIRLARGIEVGHVFQLGRQYAQALDATVLDENGKTVAMAMGCYGIGISRIVAAAIEQNHDEAGIRWPPPMAPWPVAICVINPKRDPAIDAAGEALLAELQQAGLDAVLDDRGLRAGAMFADIELIGIPHRVVVSERGLTAGTFEYRARSGGEAQNLDRAAVLARLQG, from the coding sequence ATGCGCCTTTCCCAGTTCCACCTGCACACCACCAAGGAAACGCCGGCCGATGCCGAGCTGGTCAGCCACCGGCTGATGCTGCGCGCCGGCATGATCCGCAAGCTCGCCTCCGGCCTGTACACCTGGTCGCCGCTGGGCCTGCGCGTGCTGCGCAAGGTGGAAGCGGTGGTGCGCGAGGAAATGAACCGCGCCGGCGCGGTGGAAGTGCTGTTCCCGACCATCCAGCCGCGCGAGCTGTGGGAGGCCACCGGGCGCTGGAAGAAGTTCGGCGGCCTGATGCTGCGGATGCAGGACCGCAAGGAGCAGGACTACTGCTACAGCCCCACCGCCGAAGAGGCCGCCGCCGACTTCGCGCGCCAGGAGCTGAGCAGCTACAAGCAGCTGCCGGTCAATTTCTACCAGATCCAGACCAAGTTCCGCGACGAGATCCGCCCGCGCTTCGGGGTGATGCGCGCGCGCGAGTTCCTGATGAAGGACGCCTACTCGTTCCATGTCAGCGACGAGGACCTGGCGCGCGAGTACGCGAACATGAAGGCCGCCTACGGCCGTATCTTCACCCGCCTGGGCCTGCAGTTCCGCGCGGTGCAGGCCGATTCCGGCGACATCGGCGGCGACGCCTCGCAGGAATTCCACGTGCTGGCCGAGTCCGGCGAGGATTCGCTGGCGTTCTCCACCGGCTCGGACTACGCGGCCAACGTCGAGGCCGCGGTCGCCGCCGATCCGGCGCCGCGTCCGGCAGCGCAAGAGGCGCTGCGCAAGGTCGCCACGCCCACCCAGAAGACCTGCGACGCGGTGGCGCAACTGCTCGGCATCGCGCTGCAGCGCACGGTCAAGTCGGTCGCGGTGATGGCCGGCGAGGCCTTCGTGCTGGCGCTGGTGCGCGGCGACCACGCGGTGAACGAGATCAAGCTGGGCAAGGTCGCCGGCCTGGCCGGCTACCGCATGGCCAACGAGGCCGAGATCCGCGCCCACCTCGGCAGCGAACCGGGCTTCCTCGGCCCGCTGCACCCGCGCCAGCCGATCCGCGTGGTCGCCGACCGCGACGTGGCGGCGATGGCCGATTTCGTGGTCGGCGCCAACGCGGCCGGCTTCCATCTGGCCGGGGTCAACTGGGGCCGCGACCTGCCCGAGCCGGACGCCGTGGCCGACCTGCGCAACGTGGTCGAGGGCGAGCGCGCCCACGACGGCGGCGAAATCCGCCTGGCGCGCGGCATCGAAGTCGGCCACGTGTTCCAGCTCGGGCGCCAGTATGCGCAGGCGCTGGACGCCACCGTGCTGGACGAGAACGGCAAGACCGTGGCGATGGCGATGGGCTGCTACGGCATCGGCATCTCGCGCATCGTCGCCGCGGCGATCGAGCAGAACCACGACGAGGCCGGCATCCGCTGGCCGCCGCCGATGGCGCCATGGCCGGTGGCGATCTGCGTGATCAATCCCAAGCGCGACCCGGCGATCGACGCGGCCGGCGAGGCGCTGCTGGCCGAACTGCAGCAGGCCGGCCTGGACGCGGTGCTCGACGATCGCGGCCTGCGTGCCGGCGCGATGTTCGCGGATATCGAGTTGATCGGGATTCCGCACCGGGTGGTGGTGTCCGAGCGTGGGCTGACGGCCGGCACCTTCGAATACCGCGCGCGCAGCGGCGGCGAGGCGCAGAACCTGGACCGCGCCGCAGTGCTGGCGCGCCTGCAGGGTTAA
- a CDS encoding H-NS family nucleoid-associated regulatory protein: MTIDLSGLSAKQLGALIKTAKKQQTIVAKRTPIAKVRTQLARLARSHGYSIDEVFDGPAPAERGRKAAGKPGPKPGRKLGKVPPKYRNPADTTQTWTGRGKQPRWLAEQVAKGKKADDFLIAGPAKPAGPAKKTAKKAVKKVARVAKKAGKSAAPKN; the protein is encoded by the coding sequence ATGACCATCGATCTCAGTGGCCTGTCGGCCAAGCAGTTGGGCGCTCTTATCAAGACGGCCAAGAAGCAACAGACCATCGTCGCCAAGCGCACGCCCATCGCCAAGGTCCGCACCCAGCTGGCACGCCTGGCCAGGTCCCACGGTTACAGCATCGACGAAGTCTTCGATGGCCCCGCTCCGGCCGAGCGCGGCCGCAAGGCCGCCGGCAAGCCGGGTCCGAAGCCGGGCCGCAAGCTGGGCAAGGTGCCGCCGAAATACCGCAATCCGGCCGATACGACGCAGACCTGGACCGGTCGCGGCAAGCAGCCGCGCTGGCTGGCCGAGCAGGTGGCCAAGGGCAAGAAGGCCGACGACTTCCTGATCGCGGGTCCGGCCAAGCCGGCGGGTCCGGCCAAGAAGACCGCGAAGAAGGCGGTGAAGAAAGTCGCCAGGGTCGCCAAGAAAGCCGGCAAGTCCGCCGCCCCGAAAAACTGA
- a CDS encoding threonine/serine ThrE exporter family protein: protein MQAAPIANPSAAATYAQRIAFVSEIAGRLHTYGTTAQRLEAAVVALSQQLDLDCEPWSNPTGLILSFSDPTKAIGSSDITRVVRLAPGDNDLHKLSVADSIAEAVASGRMSVAQGHTALRQLDRPPGRRWKAMQVLGFGLAAMGVAGLWRLPWLDIATATAIGLLIGALTQLTDKRAAAKEANEALAALLAGVVAALVATFVAPLNLNSVIIASLVVLLPGMALTNAVNELTSQHWVSGTARFAGAVTTILKLTVGAAIAVTLAQLLGLQPLVHASRPQAVWVEWASLLVAAYAFALLFKANGRDYPWVMAASVAGYAIARFAGEAWGSPVGIFLSAMSLTAAGNLFGRLGQRPGALIRLPGIIMLVPGSASLRGLLTLVQQHDVPGGQSALLAVTNIVMALVAGLLFGNLLVPARKNL, encoded by the coding sequence ATGCAAGCCGCGCCCATCGCCAACCCTTCCGCCGCCGCCACCTATGCGCAACGGATCGCCTTCGTCTCCGAGATCGCCGGCCGCCTGCACACCTACGGCACCACCGCGCAGCGCCTGGAGGCGGCGGTGGTGGCGCTGTCGCAACAGCTGGACCTGGACTGCGAGCCCTGGTCCAACCCGACCGGGCTGATCCTCAGCTTCAGCGATCCGACCAAGGCGATCGGCTCCAGCGACATCACCCGCGTGGTGCGGCTGGCGCCGGGCGACAACGATCTGCACAAGCTCAGCGTCGCCGACAGCATCGCCGAGGCGGTCGCCAGCGGCCGCATGAGCGTGGCCCAGGGCCATACCGCGCTGCGCCAGCTGGACCGCCCGCCCGGGCGGCGCTGGAAGGCGATGCAGGTGCTCGGCTTCGGCCTGGCCGCGATGGGCGTGGCCGGACTGTGGCGGCTGCCGTGGCTGGACATCGCCACCGCCACCGCGATCGGCCTGCTGATCGGTGCGTTGACCCAGCTCACCGACAAGCGTGCGGCGGCCAAGGAGGCCAACGAGGCGCTGGCAGCGCTGCTGGCCGGCGTCGTCGCCGCACTGGTGGCGACCTTCGTGGCGCCGCTGAACCTCAATTCGGTGATCATCGCCTCGCTGGTGGTGCTGCTGCCGGGAATGGCGCTGACCAATGCGGTCAACGAACTGACCAGCCAGCATTGGGTGTCCGGCACGGCGCGCTTCGCCGGTGCGGTCACCACCATCCTCAAGCTCACCGTGGGCGCGGCGATCGCGGTGACCCTGGCGCAGCTGCTGGGCCTGCAGCCGCTGGTGCACGCGTCGCGGCCGCAGGCGGTGTGGGTGGAATGGGCCTCGCTGCTGGTGGCGGCGTATGCGTTCGCGCTGCTGTTCAAGGCCAACGGCCGCGATTATCCCTGGGTGATGGCGGCCTCGGTGGCCGGCTACGCGATCGCGCGCTTCGCCGGCGAGGCCTGGGGCAGCCCGGTCGGCATCTTCCTGTCGGCGATGTCGCTGACCGCGGCCGGCAATCTGTTCGGCCGGCTGGGGCAACGGCCGGGCGCGCTGATCCGGCTGCCCGGCATCATCATGCTGGTGCCCGGCAGCGCCAGCCTGCGCGGGCTGCTCACGCTGGTGCAGCAGCACGACGTGCCCGGCGGGCAGTCGGCGCTGCTGGCGGTGACCAATATCGTGATGGCGCTGGTGGCCGGCCTGCTGTTCGGCAACCTGCTGGTGCCGGCGCGGAAGAATCTATAG